The following coding sequences lie in one Loxodonta africana isolate mLoxAfr1 chromosome X, mLoxAfr1.hap2, whole genome shotgun sequence genomic window:
- the LOC100659932 gene encoding A-kinase anchor protein 17B: MTVTVVYDNSEATELCAAQHLYLKPIAKLMINVLLPESTEPVRPFSNWEVLDQLKSLICPDQFTTVRLSKSTKDFIRFEGEAETRSLVQILKAKLHGKIIKLNGLKTDLKVVATDAQGEWEHFPKAKETSLSDGTEEQDHDKSPDSIYFQGLPCKWFAPKGSSGEKPCEEILRVVFESFGKIKNVDIPMLDPYREVMTGGSFGNFSFGLQTFEAFIQYQESTDFVKAMESLRGMKLMLKGDDGKALACNIKVMFDTTKHFSEGAIRRRNQERLKLQELEEERKKEKKREEEEAERKRKDEERKTQEKRRKARVRRRVLKERDRHRRKKQKDKAKAEVSQEPDSSEEWKERKYLLALRRVEALRLLRILLKKIAGSTQFNPQVVDVASPEAEKDRALGNTLETLEKEELNTQYLQNQEEMPKYQVAKSDNKRKQKMKKKTGTHLRKSSHRLGKKKLRYSTRKERTRKFLTERYSHSLIPDQNSLQITTIEAQSFEKEDCHSSDKFDSSGLLERDCGRKQKIYETDEFIDYLLNYYQTPKYARIFLKPGHVTSTCQWQRVVHPKGNGFQISLRKRRHHLTSFSSMQDLEWREHTQEDDYRTKICTQDPDHKPQEREKVDYAKECSKDFKNHLKDTVSEAGDQLSPADGESHLLEETHDHQIEDLKSRKKSQVSSPGRSVGLALELKDVLEEISSDSECFNETLSSVNKEEQENSVAAYHSSPEKGLLDPDEIITDGEETRSGQTSYSKCKQDGEKKHSKYKLRKPGKQSKNELRCSWLEGEDSSIRDKRSDSKKRKPASKYLFDEGYYAKSSSSNLLEDITRKRRRFNGTTFDQKVNYRPSHVPIMSSESANTFYLRDFYTRRETPWKSKYNQDERRLKRHGNSEDFMLNSGNYYIRHNSQEDIDYGSYLRNNYTSSLYFQMF; this comes from the exons ATGACGGTCACAGTGGTGTATGATAACTCTGAGGCAACAGAGCTCTGTGCAGCTCAGCACCTCTACCTCAAGCCCATAGCAAAATTGATGATCAATGTGTTGCTCCCAGAGAGTACAGAACCTGTGAGACCCTTCTCTAACTGGGAAGTTCTTGATCAGCTCAAAAGCCTGATTTGTCCTGACCAGTTTACCACAGTTCGGCTCTCCAAGAGTACCAAGGACTTCATTCGATTCGAGGGTGAGGCTGAAACCCGAAGTTTGGTTCAGATCCTGAAGGCAAAGTTACATGGGAAAATCATCAAGCTGAACGGTTTGAAAACCGACTTAAAAGTAGTGGCTACAGATGCCCAGGGAGAATGGGAACATTTCCCCAAGGCAAAGGAGACCTCTTTGAGTGATGGGACTGAAGAGCAGGACCATGATAAAAGCCCAGATTCTATATATTTCCAAGGCTTGCCCTGTAAGTGGTTTGCACCTAAAGGTTCCAGTGGGGAGAAGCCATGTGAAGAGATTCTTCGTGTCGTCTTTGAAAGTTTTGGGAAGATCAAGAATGTGGATATTCCTATGCTTGACCCCTACAGAGAAGTAATGACTGGTGGGAGCTTTGGAAATTTTAGCTTTGGCTTGCAGACATTCGAGGCCTTTATACAATATCAAGAGTCAACTGACTTTGTAAAAGCCATGGAGTCCCTTCGAGGAATGAAGTTAATGCTTAAAGGGGATGATGGGAAAGCTCTGGCATGTAACATTAAG GTTATGTttgatacaaccaaacacttcagtGAAGGAGCTATAAGAAGGAGGAATCAGGAAAGGCTAAAACTACAAGAgctggaggaagaaaggaaaaaagaaaagaagagagaagaggaagaagctGAAAG aaaaagaaaagacgaGGAGAGGAAAACCCAGGAAAAGAGGAGGAAGGCCAGGGTCAGGAGGCGAGTCTTGAAGGAAAGAGACAGACATCGGAGAAAGAAACAGAAGGACAAAGCCAAAGCTGAGGTGTCTCAGGAACCTGACTCCTCAGAGGAGTGGAAGGAGAGGAAGTACCTGCTGGCTCTGAGGCGTGTTGAGGCCCTTCGGTTGCTACGCATACTCCTGAAGAAAATTGCA GGATCCACACAATTTAACCCACAGGTGGTAGATGTTGCAAGCCCTGAAGCAGAGAAAGATCGTGCTCTGGGGAACACACTGGAAACTCTGGAGAAAGAAGAGTTAAACACACAGTATCTTCAAAATCAGGAGGAAATGCCAAAATATCAGGTTGCCAAGTCAGACAATAAAcgaaaacaaaaaatgaagaaaaaaactgGGACTCACTTACGTAAATCTTCCCACCGCCTAGGGAAGAAAAAATTAAGGTATTCAACTAGAAAAGAGAGAACCAGAAAATTCTTAACTGAGAGATACAGTCACAGTTTAATCCCTGACCAGAATTCTTTGCAGATTACAACAATTGAAGCTCAGTCTTTCGAGAAAGAAGATTGTCACAGTTCTGATAAATTTGATTCTTCCGGATTACTTGAGAGAGACTGTGGTAGAAAACAGAAGATCTATGAAACCGATGAATTTATCGACTATCTATTAAACTATTATCAGACTCCAAAATATGCCCGTATCTTCCTAAAACCAGGTCACGTAACAAGCACATGTCAGTGGCAGAGGGTTGTCCATCCCAAGGGAAATGGATTTCAGATCAGTTTGAGAAAACGTAGACATCACTTAACCAGTTTCAGCTCAATGCAAGACCTGGAATGGAGAGAACATACTCAAGAAGATGATTACCGGACAAAGATTTGTACTCAAGATCCTGACCATAAAccacaagaaagagaaaaagtggACTATGCCAAAGAATGTTCCAAGGACTTTAAAAACCATCTCAAGGATACAGTCAGTGAGGCTGGCGATCAGCTTTCACCAGCTGATGGAGAGAGCCATCTTTTGGAAGAGACCCACGATCACCAGATCGAAGATCTGAAATCCAGAAAGAAAAGCCAAGTTTCTTCACCCGGCAGGTCAGTAGGCTTAGCTTTGGAATTGAAAGATGTCTTAGAGGAAATCAGTAGTGATTCCGAATGCTTCAACGAAACCCTTAGCAGCGTAAACAAAGAGGAGCAAGAGAATTCTGTGGCTGCATATCATAGCTCCCCAGAAAAAGGACTTCTTGACCCTGATGAAATCATCACTGATGGTGAAGAAACTAGGTCAGGTCAGACCTCGTATTCAAAATGTAAACAGGATGGTGAGAAAAAACACTCTAAATATAAGCTTAGAAAACCAGGCAAGCAGTCTAAAAATGAACTGAGATGCTCATGGCTTGAGGGTGAAGACAGTTCCATTAGAGACAAGAGAAGCGACAGCAAAAAGAGAAAGCCAGCCTCCAAATACTTGTTTGATGAAGGCTACTATGCTAAGTCCAGTTCTAGCAATCTATTAGAGGACATtacaagaaagagaaggagattTAATGGTACCACGTTTGACCAGAAAGTGAACTACAGACCCTCTCATGTGCCAATAATGTCATCAGAAAGTGCTAACACTTTCTATTTAAGAGATTTTTACACAAGAAGAGAGACTCCTTGGAAGTCAAAATATAACCAGGACGAAAGAAGGCTTAAAAGACATGGAAATTCTGAAGATTTCATGCTGAATTCTGGCAATTATTATATTAGACATAACAGTCAGGAAGACATTGACTATGGAAGCTATTTACGAAACAACTACACTAGTTCTTTATATTTCCAAATGTTTTGA